The following are encoded together in the Pleurocapsa sp. FMAR1 genome:
- a CDS encoding ATP-dependent Clp protease proteolytic subunit: protein MDSPIQAVQAPYRGGGGSMYRTPPPDLPSLLLKERIVYLGLPLVSPDEYKDQIGIDVTELIVAQLLYLQFDDPEKPITMYINSTGTSWYGGDSIGFETEAFAICDTISYIKPPVHTICIGQAMGTAAMILSSGAKGYRASLPNGTIILHQARQGAQGQASDIQIRAKEVLENKRAVLEIFSQNTGQPVEKLEKDTDRMLYMTPQDAKEYGLIDKVLESASDLPTPVSTLT, encoded by the coding sequence ATGGATTCACCAATTCAGGCAGTACAAGCACCCTACAGAGGAGGCGGTGGTAGTATGTATCGCACTCCACCCCCAGATTTACCTTCTCTACTACTAAAAGAACGTATCGTTTATTTGGGACTTCCTTTAGTATCTCCTGACGAATATAAAGATCAGATTGGCATTGACGTTACAGAGTTGATTGTGGCTCAGTTGCTCTATCTGCAATTTGATGATCCTGAAAAGCCAATCACCATGTATATTAATTCTACTGGTACATCTTGGTACGGTGGAGATTCAATTGGCTTTGAAACCGAAGCTTTTGCGATTTGCGACACTATTTCCTACATCAAGCCTCCAGTACATACTATTTGTATTGGTCAAGCAATGGGGACAGCAGCCATGATCCTCTCTTCAGGAGCAAAAGGCTATCGCGCTAGTTTGCCAAATGGTACGATTATCCTCCATCAAGCTCGTCAAGGTGCTCAGGGTCAAGCCTCAGACATTCAAATCCGTGCTAAGGAAGTATTAGAAAATAAACGTGCTGTACTAGAAATTTTTAGTCAAAATACTGGTCAGCCAGTCGAAAAACTAGAGAAAGATACAGACAGGATGCTGTATATGACTCCTCAAGATGCGAAAGAGTATGGGTTAATTGACAAAGTTCTAGAAAGTGCAAGCGATCTACCTACTCCTGTTTCTACTCTGACTTAA